The DNA window ACAAATACTGTTTTTTCATTAGGACTATTACAAAAAGGAGTGTTTTTCAAACACTTAACAGCTGTTGTTTACTGTACTGAGAGTAGTCTTTTTCTCCCAGCAGACCTTTTGGACAGGTCTACAAAAATAGTCATCTTAAAACCTGCAGAATCTGAGaacatttcaaagaaaattaGGAACTGCTAGCTACATATTACTGCAAGAAAAACACCCTGTTGTTGGAAAGCAGACACATATATGGTAGAGCGTAAAAATAAACTCCCAAAATCAGCCTCCTCGGGGATTCTTTCATTTTCCCGTTTGTTATAGTACTTATACGCAATATTCTTGTGAAATCTTCCAAATCTCACACTGCATTTCCCtcattttgtgtgaaaagtTTCTTCAAGTGTCACCATTTTTGAAGCAGAATAACTCTCAACCATTATAATGGGCCACAAGGAGACCACTGCAGGTTTGGCATTATCTGTTGATAGAGGGCCGTCTTCAGCTGGGTTTGCCTGGTTGGGCAGCGCTGTGGGTCCCAATGAAGCAACCACAAAAGTGAAGTTGTCTGTGCGTCGTCCAGGCCGAACTGGTTTAGTTACCTTTGAAGAACTTTTCAGACTAGAACATCGCTGGTGTTGGTCACAGTTGAAAAGAGCTCTGAAACACCTGTAGAACTAACACAGATAAACCCAGACAGACAAGTAAAATGCATTAGATCAACAAGTCTAAAATATTCAACACATACACTTATTAGTTTGCAGGTTCTTTACActtgaatttactttttttgacaTGCATTCTATATTGTGATTGCACATCCAACATGTCAAATTGAAGATAAAAGtcatgtgtatatactgtaagaATTAAGCCCTTAAAACcatgttgattttattattcaaatttagtACAAACCTAttcctaatttttttaaaaactactgCATTAATACTACAGTAAGGTTGTCaatctggtctcataaaa is part of the Puntigrus tetrazona isolate hp1 chromosome 16, ASM1883169v1, whole genome shotgun sequence genome and encodes:
- the LOC122360799 gene encoding pinopsin-like codes for the protein MKVSGVNTPMSRKREHRVLLMVITMVIFYLLCWLPYGIMALLATFGTPGLVTVEASIVPSILAKSSTVINPIIYIFMNKQFYRCFRALFNCDQHQRCSSLKSSSKVTKPVRPGRRTDNFTFVVASLGPTALPNQANPAEDGPLSTDNAKPAVVSLWPIIMVESYSASKMVTLEETFHTK